Proteins from a genomic interval of Candidatus Omnitrophota bacterium:
- the rplQ gene encoding 50S ribosomal protein L17, which yields MRHKKAKDNLNRITSWRKATLISMVKSLLKYQRIKTTLVRAKMVRSIADKLITMAKKNTLAQKRQANQILSDHKLVSVLFEDIGPRFAKRQSGFTRILKLGFRRGDNAELVVLEFTEIKENKKKTAKAETAAKTEHPSAPQEHAEKDRSAEQDRPKAEHKAGEKPAAGPKPAKKFLGGIRDIFKKERDSL from the coding sequence ATGAGACACAAAAAAGCAAAAGATAACCTTAACCGGATCACCAGTTGGCGCAAGGCCACCTTGATCAGCATGGTCAAAAGCCTCCTGAAATACCAGAGGATCAAGACCACTCTGGTCCGCGCAAAAATGGTCCGTTCCATTGCTGATAAGCTTATCACAATGGCCAAGAAGAACACCCTGGCGCAAAAACGCCAAGCCAATCAGATCCTCTCAGACCATAAGCTGGTTTCGGTCCTTTTCGAGGATATCGGCCCGCGTTTCGCCAAGAGGCAGTCCGGCTTTACCCGCATATTGAAACTGGGTTTTCGCCGCGGGGATAACGCCGAACTGGTAGTCCTGGAATTCACCGAGATAAAAGAAAATAAAAAGAAAACGGCGAAAGCCGAAACCGCGGCAAAAACAGAGCATCCGTCCGCACCGCAAGAGCACGCGGAAAAAGACAGATCCGCTGAGCAGGACCGGCCCAAGGCAGAGCATAAGGCAGGCGAAAAGCCGGCGGCCGGGCCGAAACCCGCGAAGAAGTTTTTAGGCGGCATAAGGGATATTTTCAAGAAGGAAAGAGACTCGTTATAA
- a CDS encoding pyridoxal phosphate-dependent aminotransferase: MKINTRIAERLAKINPSSTLAITAKANKLKADGRDVVSFAAGEPDFDTPEPIKAAAINAINSGFTKYTPTTGTQELKAAIVNKFKKENNLTYAPHQIVVSCGAKHSIFNTLFVLVEAGDEVIIPSPYWVSYPEMVNLCQASPKLIKTSAANGFKMTPRELKTYIGPKTKALILNSPSNPTGCVYTENELRAIADICVCNKMFVISDEIYEKMIYDNIQTASIASFNKDIYDLTITVNGLSKSHAMTGWRIGYIGGPADIIAAISKFQDHSTSNPVSISQKAAVAALAMPDEATRAMTAEFQKRRDYIVQRISAMTKISCVIPRGAFYIFCDISKTGLDSMTIATRLLDEQMVAVIPGIAFGNDDCIRLSFATGLKQIEKGMDRLELWLNKL, encoded by the coding sequence ATGAAAATTAATACCAGGATAGCTGAAAGGCTGGCGAAGATAAACCCGTCTTCAACTCTGGCCATTACCGCCAAAGCGAATAAGCTCAAGGCCGACGGCAGGGATGTGGTCAGTTTTGCCGCCGGCGAGCCGGATTTCGATACCCCGGAGCCGATCAAGGCCGCGGCGATCAATGCGATAAACTCCGGCTTCACCAAATATACCCCGACCACCGGCACCCAGGAATTAAAAGCGGCTATCGTGAACAAATTCAAAAAGGAAAACAATCTCACATACGCGCCGCATCAGATCGTTGTTTCCTGCGGCGCAAAGCACAGTATCTTCAATACGCTGTTCGTTTTAGTCGAAGCCGGGGACGAGGTGATCATCCCGTCTCCGTATTGGGTGAGCTACCCGGAGATGGTCAATCTCTGCCAGGCATCGCCTAAACTGATAAAGACCAGCGCGGCGAACGGCTTTAAAATGACCCCCAGGGAGTTAAAGACGTATATCGGCCCCAAGACCAAGGCGCTTATCCTGAATTCGCCTTCAAATCCAACGGGATGCGTGTATACTGAGAATGAATTGCGGGCGATCGCTGATATATGCGTGTGCAATAAAATGTTTGTGATCAGCGACGAGATATATGAAAAAATGATCTATGATAATATCCAAACCGCGTCCATCGCGTCGTTCAATAAGGATATTTATGATTTGACCATCACGGTCAACGGGCTTTCCAAAAGCCACGCGATGACCGGCTGGCGCATCGGGTATATCGGAGGCCCCGCGGATATAATCGCGGCGATCTCGAAATTTCAGGACCACTCGACCTCTAATCCGGTTTCCATCAGCCAAAAAGCGGCGGTGGCAGCGTTGGCGATGCCGGATGAGGCCACGCGGGCAATGACCGCGGAGTTCCAGAAGCGCAGGGATTATATCGTTCAGCGGATATCGGCTATGACAAAAATATCCTGTGTGATCCCCAGAGGCGCGTTTTATATTTTCTGCGATATTTCAAAAACAGGGCTTGATTCTATGACGATAGCGACCCGCCTGCTCGATGAACAAATGGTGGCGGTTATCCCCGGTATTGCATTCGGCAACGATGATTGCATACGCCTGAGCTTTGCCACAGGGCTTAAACAGATAGAAAAAGGCATGGACAGGCTCGAACTTTGGCTTAATAAATTATAA
- a CDS encoding 3-isopropylmalate dehydratase large subunit: MGKTIAEKILSKHAGRDVSAGDFALCGIDFAFGQDGTSSIIIDQIKELGVSSLKTKFRMVIDHSAPSPSEGVSRVHKKMRQFAADHKAGLFDVGCGVCHQVIPESGCVLPGYLVLGADSHTCTYGAIGVFSTGVGSTDLAVALATGKNWFKVPATIKIVLKGRIPKGIFAKDIILYVISRTTASGATYKAVEFCGPVIDKIDMDGRFTMCNMVVEMGAKAGFMPQDNKTRDWFRKNVPSAKKIIPVAADPDAVYERVLELDISGLKPQVSVPHNVDTVTEADKLKGIKINEAFLGTCTNGRLADLKVAAKILKNKKVASGVRFIIAAASRPIFLEALDLGLIDIFVKAGAVVVAPGCGPCVGTHNGIPADGEIVISTANRNFKGRMGNPKAFIYLASPATVCASAITGRITDPRKYL; this comes from the coding sequence ATGGGTAAAACAATAGCGGAGAAGATCTTAAGCAAGCACGCTGGCCGGGATGTCAGCGCCGGCGATTTTGCCCTTTGCGGCATCGATTTCGCCTTTGGCCAGGACGGAACATCATCGATCATAATCGATCAGATCAAGGAACTCGGCGTAAGCAGCCTGAAGACAAAATTCCGAATGGTCATCGACCATAGCGCGCCGTCGCCGAGCGAAGGGGTTTCCCGGGTGCATAAAAAGATGCGCCAGTTTGCCGCAGACCATAAAGCCGGGCTTTTTGATGTCGGATGCGGGGTTTGCCATCAGGTGATCCCGGAATCCGGCTGCGTTTTGCCCGGATACCTGGTCCTTGGTGCGGATTCGCATACCTGCACCTATGGGGCGATCGGCGTATTCTCTACCGGCGTGGGTTCTACCGACCTGGCCGTGGCTCTGGCTACCGGAAAGAACTGGTTCAAGGTCCCGGCAACGATCAAGATCGTATTGAAAGGCAGGATCCCGAAAGGCATATTCGCCAAGGATATCATTTTATATGTGATCTCAAGGACCACTGCCAGCGGCGCCACTTATAAAGCGGTGGAGTTCTGCGGGCCGGTCATCGACAAGATCGACATGGACGGCAGGTTCACTATGTGCAATATGGTGGTGGAGATGGGCGCGAAGGCCGGTTTTATGCCCCAGGACAATAAGACCCGGGATTGGTTCAGGAAGAACGTCCCGTCGGCTAAGAAAATAATTCCGGTCGCTGCTGACCCGGACGCGGTTTATGAGCGTGTCCTGGAGCTTGATATATCCGGGCTTAAGCCCCAGGTCTCGGTGCCGCATAACGTGGATACCGTGACTGAGGCGGATAAATTAAAGGGCATAAAGATAAACGAGGCGTTCCTGGGGACCTGCACCAACGGAAGGCTCGCCGACCTTAAGGTCGCCGCTAAAATATTGAAGAATAAGAAGGTCGCTTCCGGGGTGCGTTTTATCATCGCCGCCGCGTCGCGCCCGATCTTCCTCGAGGCTCTTGACCTGGGATTGATCGATATTTTTGTAAAGGCGGGGGCAGTGGTAGTGGCTCCTGGATGCGGGCCATGCGTCGGAACGCATAACGGCATACCCGCTGATGGCGAGATAGTCATCTCCACGGCTAACAGGAATTTCAAAGGCAGGATGGGCAATCCTAAAGCGTTTATTTATCTGGCGTCTCCGGCAACAGTCTGCGCTTCAGCGATCACCGGCCGGATAACTGATCCCAGAAAATACCTATAA
- a CDS encoding type IV pilus twitching motility protein PilT yields the protein MDMHQLLVLCIERKASDLHFSENEPPLLRVDGKLIRTDLPALNQDDLKKLVYGVLTDSQKEIFEKNLELDFSLALQGLDRFRVNIHMQKGTVEAAFRRVPLVIPSVEQLGLPPVVIDLARRPNGLVLVTGPTGVGKTTTLASMVNLINQERECLIISIEDPIEFIYSNKKSIIKQRELYSDTHSFSDALRHCLRQDPDVIVVGEMRDLETISTTLTAAETGHLVLATLHTPDAPQTVERIIDVFPPHQQAQVKLQLADCLQGVVSQLLLPNASGSGRVLATEVMIATPGIRNLIREQEVEQIPTLMQTGSQYGMHTMDKSLKSLYSKGIITLDAAMTKVKNPEEFRQL from the coding sequence ATGGATATGCATCAATTACTTGTATTGTGCATCGAAAGAAAGGCCTCTGACCTTCATTTTTCCGAGAATGAGCCTCCGCTCTTGCGCGTCGACGGAAAATTGATCCGCACCGATCTGCCCGCCTTGAACCAGGATGACCTTAAAAAATTGGTCTACGGAGTGCTCACTGATTCCCAGAAGGAGATCTTCGAAAAGAACCTGGAATTGGATTTTTCCCTGGCTTTGCAGGGGCTTGACCGGTTCCGGGTGAATATCCATATGCAAAAGGGCACGGTTGAGGCCGCTTTCCGCAGGGTGCCCCTGGTCATCCCCAGCGTCGAACAGTTAGGGCTTCCTCCGGTGGTCATTGACCTGGCCCGCAGGCCGAACGGCCTGGTCCTGGTAACCGGGCCGACCGGCGTGGGCAAAACCACGACCCTGGCGTCGATGGTCAACCTGATCAACCAGGAAAGGGAGTGCCTGATCATATCCATCGAAGACCCGATAGAGTTCATCTACAGCAACAAAAAATCCATAATAAAACAGAGGGAATTATATTCGGATACGCATTCTTTTTCCGACGCTTTAAGGCATTGCCTCAGGCAGGACCCCGACGTCATCGTAGTCGGCGAAATGCGCGACCTGGAGACGATATCCACTACGCTTACCGCCGCGGAAACCGGGCATCTTGTCCTGGCTACATTGCATACGCCGGACGCGCCGCAGACCGTGGAAAGGATCATCGACGTATTCCCGCCGCATCAACAGGCGCAGGTAAAGCTGCAGTTAGCGGATTGTTTGCAGGGAGTAGTGTCGCAGCTTTTGCTGCCGAATGCCTCGGGTTCAGGCAGAGTGTTGGCGACCGAAGTTATGATTGCCACCCCGGGTATCCGCAATCTTATCCGCGAACAGGAAGTTGAGCAGATACCCACTTTGATGCAAACCGGAAGCCAATACGGCATGCATACAATGGATAAATCTTTAAAGTCTTTATATTCAAAGGGGATTATCACTTTGGACGCGGCAATGACCAAGGTTAAAAATCCCGAAGAATTCCGCCAGCTGTAG
- a CDS encoding 3-isopropylmalate dehydratase: MEIKGNTVRLGDDINTDFIISGRYKFAITDIKELSKHIMEDIDPDFSKKIVPGDTILVAGKNFGMGSSREQAPLVIKGAGLVAVLAESFARIFFRNAFNVGLLLIETDTSKIEANDRLEIDLDKGKVVNLTKDLQLNIKPLPGFMQEFLKEGGVVNYINKHGELKV; encoded by the coding sequence GTGGAAATAAAAGGGAACACGGTAAGGTTAGGGGATGATATTAATACGGATTTTATAATTTCCGGAAGGTATAAGTTCGCGATCACTGATATTAAAGAATTATCCAAGCATATTATGGAAGATATTGACCCGGATTTTTCAAAAAAGATCGTTCCCGGGGATACGATCCTGGTCGCCGGCAAGAACTTCGGTATGGGCTCGTCGCGCGAGCAGGCGCCGCTGGTAATAAAAGGCGCCGGGCTGGTGGCTGTGCTGGCGGAATCTTTCGCCCGGATATTCTTTCGCAACGCCTTTAATGTCGGCCTGCTTTTGATCGAGACCGATACCAGCAAGATCGAGGCGAACGACCGTCTGGAGATCGACTTGGATAAAGGCAAGGTGGTTAACCTTACCAAAGATCTGCAGTTGAATATCAAGCCTTTGCCCGGCTTTATGCAGGAATTCCTGAAAGAAGGCGGGGTAGTTAATTATATCAATAAACACGGCGAACTTAAGGTATAA
- a CDS encoding isocitrate/isopropylmalate dehydrogenase family protein has protein sequence MAKYTVTLIPGDGIGPEVSQAARRCIDATGVKIDWEVMQAGQIAMEQCGELLPQKVLDSVKKNKVALKGPIITPIGTGFRSVNVAIRQALDLYTCLRPAKSYPGVKSRYQDIDLVIVRENTEDLYAGIEFEIGKPETEKLIKEIILASKKNIRPDSGISIKPISETATRKIVRFAFEYAAKNNRKKVTCVTKANIMKFTDGLFLQTARAVAKDYEGKIVFEEALVDNMCMQLVQKPHNFDVLVLPNLYGDILSDLCAGLIGGLGIAPGANIGDGIAVFEAVHGSAPKYAGQNKVNPTAMILSGVLMLRYLNEEKAADRLESALKAVLAEGKDVTYDLKPRRDDPSAVGTGEMTDAIIKKL, from the coding sequence ATGGCAAAATATACGGTGACATTGATTCCGGGCGACGGCATCGGCCCGGAGGTTTCCCAGGCGGCGCGCCGGTGCATTGACGCCACCGGGGTAAAGATAGACTGGGAAGTGATGCAGGCAGGCCAGATCGCTATGGAGCAGTGCGGGGAGCTTTTGCCGCAGAAAGTTTTGGATTCTGTAAAGAAAAACAAGGTGGCCTTAAAGGGCCCGATAATCACGCCCATTGGCACGGGGTTCCGTTCGGTTAACGTGGCTATCCGTCAGGCGCTGGATCTTTACACCTGCCTGCGGCCGGCCAAATCCTATCCCGGGGTAAAAAGCCGCTATCAGGACATCGACCTGGTTATTGTCCGTGAGAATACCGAAGACCTGTATGCCGGGATCGAGTTTGAGATCGGCAAGCCTGAGACGGAAAAGTTAATAAAAGAAATAATCCTGGCTTCTAAAAAAAATATCCGTCCGGATTCCGGGATATCCATCAAGCCCATTTCCGAGACCGCGACCAGGAAAATCGTCCGTTTCGCTTTTGAATACGCGGCCAAGAATAACCGCAAGAAGGTCACCTGCGTGACAAAAGCGAATATAATGAAATTCACCGACGGCCTGTTCCTGCAGACCGCCAGGGCTGTAGCTAAGGATTACGAGGGCAAGATCGTTTTTGAGGAAGCTCTGGTCGACAATATGTGCATGCAACTGGTGCAGAAACCGCATAATTTCGACGTGCTGGTCCTGCCGAACCTCTACGGCGATATTCTTTCCGATCTGTGCGCCGGACTGATCGGCGGATTGGGGATCGCCCCCGGAGCGAATATCGGTGACGGTATAGCGGTATTCGAGGCTGTTCACGGATCAGCGCCCAAATACGCCGGCCAGAATAAAGTCAATCCTACGGCAATGATCTTATCCGGGGTACTGATGCTGCGCTACCTCAATGAAGAGAAAGCCGCGGACCGGCTGGAATCTGCTTTAAAGGCTGTGCTGGCAGAAGGAAAAGACGTTACTTATGACCTTAAACCGCGGCGCGATGACCCGTCCGCAGTGGGGACGGGCGAGATGACGGACGCTATAATCAAAAAACTATGA